The Funiculus sociatus GB2-C1 genomic interval ATTATTTACCTGGAATACTTGGGCAATTGTTTCTGCTGATTTACTTTGACTGAATCTTCCACACATGATTTTATCCCACGCGACTAATTACATGGCGAGCCAATTTCACTTACTTAATAGTATCTATGTACTATTCTAAGCCAATATTATAAACTTTTATTTTCTTGTACTTGAATATGCAGAACTGGAAAAAAGTTTACTGTAGAGTTAATATTTCTTTAGAATGTACCGTCTCAGTTGGGAAAGATGATGACTCAGGGCGGCAGAGCAAATCGGTCTGGTAAAGTTTTAGAAAGAACTGTAGAAGCAACCCTGCGAGAACATGGATATTTCCAAGTCGCTAATAATTTACCGAATAAGCAGCGACGCGACTACATCTTAAACGGTTGTCTGCTACCTAAACGCTATGCAAGACAGGTTTATATTGGCAACGGCATTTATGGAACTGACATCTATGTAGACTTTTATATTATTGGTTTAGCTGCCTTTCCTTCGGGGTTAATTATTGAGTGCAAGTGGCAACAAAGCGGGGGTTCTGTTGATGAGAAACTACCTTATGTCAACTTAAATATTCAAACTTGCTATCCAGTCCCATCTGTTGTAGTAATAGACGGTGGCGGTATGAAGCCGGGAGCAGTTAGTTGGTTTCACAAACAAGTTCACTCAAATGCAAATTTATTGGCAGTACATACATTAGTAAGTTTTATGGTCTGGGCTAACAACAACTTTTAATATGAAGTTACTAAAATTTCGGAAATTTTACCCCGCTTTTTGGGATTGGAATTAATTGCTCTTGATGCTGATATAGTGTGAATAGTAGGAAGATTATTTGCTTGAAAAATTTTATCGTCACTATAGAGTTCTCGAATGAAGGTACAGTCAGAGTTAGAGAGCATAACTTTGACACCCTGCGCTGCAAGTTGTGCAAATATATTCCTGAGTTTTATCTGATTGTCTTCATTAAAGGAATAGCGACTATAGGCTGTGAAGTAACTGGTATCGCTTAGAGGATGATAGGGCGGATCGAAATATACCAAGTCATCTGAATTTGCGTACTTCAGGATATCTTCAAAAGGTCTAACATCAATTACAGCAGACTGAAGTGCAATTGATACTGAACGCAGTAAATCTGCCTGGCAAATCGGAGGATTGACATATCTGCCTATGGGTACATTAAATTTACCTTTGGAGTTTTCCCGATAAAGTCCATTAAAGCAGGTTTTGTTTAAATAAATTAAACGAGCTGCCCTTTCTAAGTCTGTGTTATAAGACAGCGATCGCATCTCATAATAATACGCTTTATTATGCTTTTTCTGATGCTCTGACAACAACTCAATTAAATGCTCGACGTTATCTCTGACGCACAGATAGGTTTCAATTAAGTTGTTATTTATATCGGTTAATACAGCTTTTTTATGAAAAATTTGATTAATATAAAAAAATACAGCCCCTCCCCCTAAGAATGGCTCGTAGTAATTTTCAAAATGTTTAGGTAAATAATATTTATACTGTTCTAGTAATTTGCTTTTTCCTCCCGCCCATTTTAAAAAAGGTTTGGTAATATTTTTATTTTCTGTGTTTGGTTGTACTAGCATTTAGCAATAAGTTTAGATCGACTATATAAAGATCTTACAATTTTACAATATAAGAGCTTAATATCAATAGCGATTTAGATAAATAATTGCTGAGAATTAAAACATTAGTTGTAACAGTTAAAAGGAATCAAAATAACCATAATAACGCGCTCTAAGCAAGTTAATAGGTGTATAATTGGTTAGCGTTTGGGCGAGAAGACCAATAAGTGAGATCGCGCTTATTCCCCGACGATAGCAGGATAAAGCGATCGCGCTCTTGCGGACTTGTCGAACTTGCGCTTTAAATGTTAACAGTTAAAATGCAGTAGCTTATAGCTGCGGTCTCCAACATATGTTTGATGGCTTTTGGGATAACATCTCTCGCTACCCTCGCTACTTGGTAACAATCATCCTGGGGGTGTTCTTTTACGCCTTTGCGTGGTTGCAGCCACTGATGAAAAACCCGATAAGCGCGATCGCCACGATCAGCTTATTTGTAGCAGGCTTAACTTTTGTTGCCCTCACCCTACGGGCGATGCTGGGGTTGGCCCCAGTTTAGTACGATAAAAAATCATTGCTCAGACTGTCTTAAAGGCAGCGGACTACTATGGCTACGAGTCGTCGCGTTTCTCGCGTTTCAGCACTAATTAAACGCGAAATCAGCCAATTGCTGCTCCAAGAAATCAAAGATGACCGTGTAGGCGCTGGAATGGTCAGCGTTACAGATGTCGATGTTTCCGGCGACCTGCAACACGCTAAAATCTTTGTCAGCATCTATGGCACCGATGAAGCAAAAGAAGAGACAATGGCTGGTTTAACGGCAGCAACCGGATTTGTGCGCCGGGAATTAGGTCAACGACTGGGGCTGCGTCGGACACCAGAAATAATGTTTCTGGAAGATGAATCTTTGGAACGGGGCGATCGCCTTCTGAGTTTGATAAATCAGCTTAGTAGTGAGCGTAAGCCAGAAAGTGGGGAAATGGAAGACATCATTGAGGCCAAAGATTGAAATCTGTGTCGGAGTCGCTACCTGAGTGGGAATCGCTAACTGTGCCACAACAGGTAGCGCAGATGTTTGTAGTCAGAGCATCGGGCTACCTGTTCGATCACCAAATTCAGTACCCAGAATGGGAACCACCCAGAGCAAAGCTGCAACACTGGATACAGGATTTGGGCGTTGGCGGTGTAATTTTGTTGGGAGGCAGTGCGGGAGAATTGGCACTGCGATCGCAACAACTGCAAAGTTTTGCCAAAATCCCTCTGCTGATTGCCGCTGATATTGAAGAAGGCGTTGGGCAGCGGTTTTCTGGGGCAATTTGGTTTCCCCCGCCGATGGCAATTGGGGCAATTTCCCGGAAAGATGTCGCCAGAGCCTTGCACTACGCCCAGGAAATGGGCGCTATCACCGCCTCGGAATCACTAGCTATTGGGATCAACTGGGTGCTATCGCCCGTCGTAGATGTCAACAACAATCCCCTAAATCCAGTCATTAACGTGCGGGCTTTTGGGGAAACCCCAGAGGAAGTAAGCCAGCTGGCATCTGCTTTTATTCGGGGCGCACAACGTTTTCCGGTGTTGACGACTGCCAAGCATTTTCCCGGACATGGCGACACGGCAGTTGATTCTCATCTAGATTTGCCCGTCTTGCCACACTCACCAGCACGACTAGCGGAAATTGAACTGCCACCGTTTGCCTCGGCGATCGCATCCGGTGTTGACGCTGTGATGAGCGCTCATCTGCTCATCCCCGCCTGGGATATCGAACGCCCCGCCACTTTGTCTTATCCTATTTTGACTTCTCTGCTACGGCAAGAGTTAGGATTTGAAGGTTTAATTGTCACCGATGCCTTGGTAATGGGAGCGATCGCTAACCGTTATGGAGCTTCGGAAGCCCCCGTCTTAGCTGTAGAAGCCGGGGCGGATATTTTGCTAATGCCAGTAGATCCGGCTGGTGCCATCCAAGCAGTTTGTGACGCTGTGACAGAGGGGCGCATTTCCGAGGAGCGAATTCGCGCCTCTGTCGAACGTATCTGGAAAGCTAAGCGCAAGGTGCAGGGAAGTAAGGCAGACTTAGGAGATTCCCCAATCCCCAATCCTCAATCCCCAATCCCCAACCCCCTACAACTCGCCTCACCTCACGCACTAAACACCTCTGCAAACATTTCGCGAGATTCCCTGCTAGTTCATGGCCAGGTTCCTCTGCCTAGAAGCACAGGCAACTTACGCAATTTAATAGTGGTGGATGACGTACTCAATTGTAAGTTTTTGGGTAAACTTGCCCCGGCTGTCGCATTACCAAAAAGCTTAGGCTATCAATTGCAACTGGTTGACCACCATACCCCGACTGTGGCATTGTCAGAAGCGATCGCTCCCATCTCGACAACACAAACATTGCTTCAACTTTTTATCCGTGGCAATCCTTTTCGAGGCAGTGCTGGCTTAACACCCGTTGCCGAAGATTTGTTTAAAAGATTATTAAAAAATGCCGAGCTACAAGCCTTGGTAATTTATGGTAGCCCGTACATCTTAGAGCAGTTTCTTCCGCATCTGCCTTTAGAGATACCTTGCGTGTTTTCTTATGGACAAATGTCAGAAGCTCAGGCGATCGCTCTGGAAGTTTTGTTCCCTCCCCAATAAATTGACTGTTAGAGGTATGCCAGTTTTTTAAACTTTCTTTAACGTTTTGCCTGTCATACCTTTATTTATTCATAAATCAAGAGCGCTAGGCTAGGCGTAGATACGCCCTTTCTGGAGTAATTTCATCCCTATATAGACGGAATTGATTGTCAAGAGTCCCTGACTTTTGCAATCTTTATTAAAAAGAATATTTAGTTTGTAACTCAATATACTGAACTTTTTATATGTTCGCGCTACGAACTATTCGTTAATATTAATTTTAGATCCGTTAGTTTATAGGTTGAGGACTTATGAGCGTTGACACAATGCTAACTGGTGCGTCTGTATATTCCATCGATGTTATTCAAGATGAAGCACGTCAATTAGTGGAGAAGGGAGTTGTGACTCGTCAGCAACCGATCTACGTCCTTTGTCAGTACATTCCCGCTCGTGAGTGGGTTTGTGTTGAGTGTGAACTAGAAAGGTGCAATATCTTACTCCGCGATCGCATCGGCGATCTGATGGGTCAAGAAGAATGGGATAACGACTGATAAATCTAGATTGAAGACAATTTTAAGACAAGGAGAGCGGTTCACCAGTAAACTTGGTGCAACCATAAGCAATCCGTCCTCCACGCTCAAAACATCACAGTGGAAGACAGCTATCTCTGGATTACCTGCCAATTTTTACTTTTAATGCCCGATCTAGAGAACTTATCTCTTATGCGGGTTTGACAAAATCAATTCTAAAGCCGATCTAAATCTCTGAGTCGGGGTTGCGTAGCTTCTCTAACTCAGTCCGCATGGCAGCAATTTGTGCAGTTAACTCCTGTAGCTCTATCTGCACATCCTGTTGGGCAACCGATGTCGTCGAGGTTGTGACGGTAGAACTGGGTGTCCCATAGGTAGACGTACTCTCAGTCCGATCAGCTGGTGTGATTAGCGAATCAACAAAACTTCGAGCTACCTGCTCCGTTGTCTCTCCTTTTTCTGCCAACTGCTCTAAGAGCAAATTTGAGTCTGTTTTTAACAGTTCAAGATTTTGTTCTCGCTTTTGCGGGTCTTGTACGCTCTCCACCAGGGAAGCCGTCGCACCCAAGGTGACGCGAAATCCTTTGTGTACTAAGTCAAAGAGATTATCAGAGTTCATTAGGTAAATTGAGCCAAATTGAATGATTTGATAAGAATCGAGCGATCGCTATAGTTGACTTCCTTTTGGGATGCCAAAATGCGAACTGTGGGGCGAAGCTCACCTTGGTGCCAGCTAAGCACGGATGCCGATGACATCTAAACTGGCCCGACCATTTTAAGCATACAAAGGGACATTGTGCTGAGATACAAGCTTAAAAGCATCCTTCTTAAGAAAGATGCTTTTAAGCTTGCTTTTTAGCTTACTGGTTTAGCTTACCTGCTCTAGGTACTGATTGATATCCTCAATCAAGCGAGTAAGTTCAGCTTCCGTAGTCAAGCGGATGCGTTCATCACGCAGGGTAAGCAGAACTTTAGCTGCAAAAGGGCTGGGCCAGATATTAGGGTTACAGAAAATCTCTAGAAAGACATCTCCGGTGTAGCGGTACTCCATTGGTTTCTGGGGATTAGTTTTACCGCCGCCACCAGCTACCAACTTAAGACTCTGCATTAATTGTGCGATCGCGCCTTGTAAATCCTGCGCCGCTTGGGGCGTAAAGCTGAAGGTAACAGAGCCTTCAACCAGGTTAAGCCTGAGTTGTGAACCGGACATGAGTAATTAACAGTGAGAAGTTAGGAAGCGAGGATTGAATTAACTCGTAACTATAACTTATTACCACACAATAGAATCTGTAGGTGGAGTTTCGCGATCGCTCAACCCAATTTTCTTTTTTGGGTTTCGTTCTTCAACCCAGCAGCCAAAATTTTTCTAACCCGAAATAGATGCCATCGGCACCCAATAAGTTCTAGACTGGGTGCCATAAAATACAAATAACGAGTGAAAGAAATTCTGTGGTTGCAGATAGCCGCTCGGTAGTGCGTAAAGTTTTAATTATTACCCTGCTACTCAACCTGTTCGTGATGGGATTGAAGGCTGTAGTGGGAACGTGGACAGGTTCTCTCTCGCTGCTGGCTGATGCCTTACATAGCGTAACCGATAGGGCATAGTTTTCCACAGGAAGAGGGGCTTTTCCACAGATTTTTGCAGGTTTTCCACAAAAGTTAAGGAAAAGACAATAACTTAAAAATAAATTTTTAACGCAAAGGATCACAAAGGGAGGCGCATTACGCAAAGGAGATTACTCTGCGAACCTTTGCCATCCCCTGTGCGAACCTTTGCGTTAACAATCCTTCCTTTTCTTCATTCCCACTCGATAGTTCCAGGCGGCTTAGAAGTGATATCGTAAACCACGCGATTGACACCCCGAACTTCATTCACAATACGAGTAGAAACGGTTTCCAAGAAATCATAAGGCACCCTTGCCCAATCCGCCGTCATGCCATCTTCACTGGAAACGAAGCGTAAGACAATCGGATAAGCGTAAGTACGCTGATCGCCCATCACGCCTACGCTGCGAATAGGTAACAACACAGCAAAAGCTTGCCAGAACTGGTTGTACATTCCCTGGCGATTAATTTCCTGACGGACAATTAGATCGGCATCGCGTAGAATTTCCAATCGCTCTGCTGTAACTTCGCCTAAAATGCGAATTGCCAGTCCAGGGCCGGGGAAGGGTTGCCGCTGTACAATTTCTTCTGGTAAACCAATTGAGCGCCCAACTTTTCTCACTTCATCTTTGAAGAGTTTTCGCAGCGGTTCGACTAACTTAAACCGTAAGTCTTTAGGCAAACCACCGACGTTGTGATGGCTCTTAATTTTCACTGCTACCCGTTCGCCAGATTTGGGATCGACGTTGGTATCAGCTGATTCAATAACATCTGGGTAGAGGGTGCCTTGGGCAAGATAATCAAAGGGGCCAAGACGTTTAGACTCTTCTTCAAAGACGCTGATA includes:
- a CDS encoding PD-(D/E)XK nuclease superfamily protein, translating into MTQGGRANRSGKVLERTVEATLREHGYFQVANNLPNKQRRDYILNGCLLPKRYARQVYIGNGIYGTDIYVDFYIIGLAAFPSGLIIECKWQQSGGSVDEKLPYVNLNIQTCYPVPSVVVIDGGGMKPGAVSWFHKQVHSNANLLAVHTLVSFMVWANNNF
- a CDS encoding DNA adenine methylase, encoding MLVQPNTENKNITKPFLKWAGGKSKLLEQYKYYLPKHFENYYEPFLGGGAVFFYINQIFHKKAVLTDINNNLIETYLCVRDNVEHLIELLSEHQKKHNKAYYYEMRSLSYNTDLERAARLIYLNKTCFNGLYRENSKGKFNVPIGRYVNPPICQADLLRSVSIALQSAVIDVRPFEDILKYANSDDLVYFDPPYHPLSDTSYFTAYSRYSFNEDNQIKLRNIFAQLAAQGVKVMLSNSDCTFIRELYSDDKIFQANNLPTIHTISASRAINSNPKKRGKISEILVTSY
- a CDS encoding DUF751 family protein, producing the protein MFDGFWDNISRYPRYLVTIILGVFFYAFAWLQPLMKNPISAIATISLFVAGLTFVALTLRAMLGLAPV
- the rbfA gene encoding 30S ribosome-binding factor RbfA, which produces MATSRRVSRVSALIKREISQLLLQEIKDDRVGAGMVSVTDVDVSGDLQHAKIFVSIYGTDEAKEETMAGLTAATGFVRRELGQRLGLRRTPEIMFLEDESLERGDRLLSLINQLSSERKPESGEMEDIIEAKD
- a CDS encoding glycoside hydrolase family 3 protein — encoded protein: MFVVRASGYLFDHQIQYPEWEPPRAKLQHWIQDLGVGGVILLGGSAGELALRSQQLQSFAKIPLLIAADIEEGVGQRFSGAIWFPPPMAIGAISRKDVARALHYAQEMGAITASESLAIGINWVLSPVVDVNNNPLNPVINVRAFGETPEEVSQLASAFIRGAQRFPVLTTAKHFPGHGDTAVDSHLDLPVLPHSPARLAEIELPPFASAIASGVDAVMSAHLLIPAWDIERPATLSYPILTSLLRQELGFEGLIVTDALVMGAIANRYGASEAPVLAVEAGADILLMPVDPAGAIQAVCDAVTEGRISEERIRASVERIWKAKRKVQGSKADLGDSPIPNPQSPIPNPLQLASPHALNTSANISRDSLLVHGQVPLPRSTGNLRNLIVVDDVLNCKFLGKLAPAVALPKSLGYQLQLVDHHTPTVALSEAIAPISTTQTLLQLFIRGNPFRGSAGLTPVAEDLFKRLLKNAELQALVIYGSPYILEQFLPHLPLEIPCVFSYGQMSEAQAIALEVLFPPQ
- a CDS encoding DUF4327 family protein → MSVDTMLTGASVYSIDVIQDEARQLVEKGVVTRQQPIYVLCQYIPAREWVCVECELERCNILLRDRIGDLMGQEEWDND